In Aeromicrobium sp. A1-2, the DNA window CGGCCGCGATCGACGTGCTGGCGACCTGCGTGCTCATCGCCACAGCCGAGCAAGCCCTCGCCCAGTAGCCACCGGCTCAGCGGGGACGTGAGCGTGCGGGGGGTGAGGGGATGAGAATCCTGGTCGCGCCGGACGCCTTCGGCGGCACGCTGTCCGCGCCCGAGGCGGTCAAGGCCATCATCGAGGGCTGGCACCGGCATGCTCCGGGCGATGTGCTGACCGCTGCCGCGATGGCCGACGGCGGTCCGGGATTCGTCGATGTCCTGCACCAGGGCATCGGCGGCGCGCTGGCCGCCGTGACGGTACGTGGCCCGGTCGGCCTCGAGGTGCCGGTCACGCTCCTGCACGCCGACGGCACGGCATATGTCGAGAGCGCCCAGGCGTGCGGACTCCACCTCGTCGACCCGCCGGACCCGACCCACTCATCGACGTATGGCGTGGGCCAGGCCGTCGACGCTGCCGTCGCGGCGGGCGCCACGCGCATCGTCGTCGGACTCGGCGGCAGCGCGACCAACGACGGGGGAGCAGGGCTGCTTGCGGCCCTCGGCGCCACCGCGGACGTGCCGCTCGACGCCGGTCCGTCAGGACTGTCCGGCATCACCGAGATCGATCTCTCAGCGGCGCAGGGTCGTCTCGCGGACATCGAGCTGGTCATTGCCGCCGACGTCGACCTCGGCCTGCTGGGCATGTTCGGCGCGACCAAGACCTTCGGCCCGCAGAAAGGGCTGTCCGACGAGCAGATCATTGCCGTGGACGGGGTGCTCGACCGATATGTCGTCGCGTGCTGTGGCCCGACCCCTGCCGAGCGACGCATCGCGGACGCCAAGGGCGCGGGCGCCGCCGGTGGCCTGGGCTTCGCCCTGATGCTGCTCGGCGGGCACGTCGTGTCGGGCATCGATCTGGTGGCCGAGGCCGTGGGTCTCACGACGCAGGCTGCCGAGCACGACCTGGTCGTGACCGGTGAAGGCACCTACGACTTCTCCTCGCGCGCCGGCAAGGTCGCCTTCGGCGTGGCGACGGTCGCCGCCGCGGCGGCTCGCCCGTGCATCGTCCTGGCCGGACAGGTCAGTGTCGGTTCCCGGGAGATGCGGGCGATGGGCATCGAGAGCGCGTACGCCGTGGCCGATGTCGTCGGTCTCGAGTCGTCGATGCGCGAGCCCTTCGCTGGGCTCGCGACGCTGGCCGAGCGCGTTGCCCGCACGTGGTCGCCCCGCGCCGTGGAGTGACGGCGTACGATGGAATGGAATCGCCACGGTCCCTGTTGACATCGTGACGAGACCACGGACCAGATTGCTGCACCGAATTTTGGGGAGGACCCACATGACGATCGAGACTGAACAGTCCACCGTCGAGACCGCACCTGCCACGGAAGTGACCCTCAGCGAGGGCGCCGCCGAGAAGGTGAGCAGCCTGCTCGCGCAGGAAGGTCGCGATGACCTCTCGCTCCGCATCGCGGTGCAGCCCGGCGGTTGTTCCGGACTGCGTTACCAGCTCTTCTTCGACGAGCGTTCGCTCGACGGCGACCAGATCTTCGAGTTCGGTGGCGTCAAGGTCGTTGTCGACCGGATGAGCCTCCCGTACCTCGGCGGCGCGACGATCGACTTCGTCGACACGATCGAGAAGCAGGGCTTCACGATCGACAACCCCATGGCCACCGGCTCGTGCGCCTGCGGTGACTCGTTCCACTGACGCACTGAGAGTTACTTCATACGACGGCCTCCCGCATTGCGGGAGGCCGTTGTCTATGGTGTTGGGGTGCACCTCGCCATCACCGGATCAATCGCCACTGACCACCTCATGACCTTCCCGGGCAAGTTCGCCGATTCACTCGTGCCGGACCAGCTCGACAAGATCTCGCTGTCCTTCCTCGTGGAGGACCTCGACGTACGTCGCGGGGGGTGTGCCGCGAACATCACCTACGCGCTGGCCAAGCTGGGCCACCGCGCGCTGCTCGTCGGCGCTGTCGGCCGCGACTTCGAGGCCGAGTACCGCGGCTGGCTCGACGCGGCGGGTGTTGACACCTCCGGCGTCCTGGTCTCGGAGACCCGGCACACCGCGCGCTTCGTCTGCACGACCGACACCGACATGGCACAGATCGCCACCTTCTACGCCGGTGCGATGTCCGAGTCACGCGATATCGATCTGCTAGCCGCCGGTGACGGCTTCGACCTCGTCCTGGTCGGCCCCGACGACCCCGAGGGCATGCTGCGGCACACCAACACGTGCCGCGAGCACGGCATCCCGTTTGCGGCCGACGTCTCGCAGCAGCTGGCCTGGGCCGAGGGCGACGTCATCCGAGAGCTGATCGACGGCGCGACCTACCTGTTCAGCAATGACTACGAGGCTGCGCTGATCGAGCAGAAGACCGGCTGGTCCTCCGCAGACGTCCAGGCGCACGTCGTGACCCGCATCGTGACCCGCGGCAAGGACGGCGTCACGGTCTATCCGGCCGACGGCGACTCGATCCATGTCGACGCGATCGAGGGCATCGTCGCGGTCGACCCGACCGGCGTCGGTGACAGCTTCCGCGCCGGATTCCTCGCCGGCGTCGCAGCGGGTCTGGACTTCGAACGATCCGCACAGATCGGCTGCACGATCGCGGCCAGCGTCGTCGAGACGGTTGGCACCCAGGAGTACCAGCTGGACCGCGACGGCTTCCTCAAGCGCATCGGTTCGGCGTACGGCGAGACTGCTCGTAGCGAGATCGACGCCGCGCTCTCCCTGACGTGACAGACCACTTCCCTCGTCCTGCACAACACAGGCTGACCTCAGCGCAACCACCCGGTCGCGCTGAAGTAAGGTGCTCTCGTGTCATCACGTGACAAACATGGTCCAGAAAGGCGCCCCGTGGCCCGGATGAAGTTGGCGGTTCTCGCCGTTGCCGCCGTCGCATTGAGCGGCTGTTCCCCGATCGACGATTCGGACATCAAGCGGCTTGCGCTGCCTGTCGCCGGAAGCGATCGCTCTCAGTCGATGTGGGACCTGTGGTTGGGTGCCTGGATCGCCGCACTCGCCATCTTCCTGCTGGTCTTCGGCCTGATCGTCTACGCGATGATCCGCTACCGCCGGCGCAGCGACGACGAGGTCCCGGTCCAGACCCGCTACAACCTGCCTATCGAGGCGCTCTACACGTTCGCCCCGGTCATCATCGTTGCGGTCTTCTTCTTCCACGCCGTGACGTCGCAGAACGACATGCTGCGCGACGTGGAGAACCCCGACCATGTCGTCGAGGTCGTCGGCAGCAAGTGGCAGTGGGCGTTCAACTACATCGACGAGCCCGCAACGCAGGGTGACGACGTCTTCGACATCGGCACGACCGAGGACCCGACCGAGTTGTGGCTTCCGGTCAACGAGTCCGTGCGTTTCCGTCTGCGGTCACCTGATGTCATCCACTCGTTCTGGGTCCCGGAGTTCTACTTCAAGATGGACGTCATCCCGGGCCAGAAGAATCACTTCGACATGACACCGACCCGGGAAGGCGTCTTCACCGGGCGCTGCGCCGAGTTGTGTGGCCTCTACCACTCGCGGATGATCTTCAAGGTCCACGTGGTGTCCAAGGCCGAGTACGACGCACACCTGGTCGAGCTCAAGGACAGCGGCGAGATCGGGGCCCCCCAGGGCGCGAAGGAAGCCAGGACCATTGCCGGGCTCAACGAGAACGAGAGTGAGGACTAGGTCTGATGGCCACCACCACCGCAGCATTCGAGACACCGCGCGAGACGACGCGCGAGCGCACTCTCGGGCAGAAGGTCGTCACAGTCCTGACGACAACCGATCACAAGGTGATCGGCAACATGTACCTGATCACCTCGTTCGCCTTCTTCATCATCGGAGGCATCCTGGCGCTGCTGATCCGCGCCGAGCTCGCTCAGCCGGGCACGCAGCTGGTCGATGACGAGACGTACAACCAGCTCTTCACGATGCACGGCACGATCATGTTGCTGATGTTCGCCACGCCGCTGTTCTTCGGCTTCGCGAACGCCATCATGCCGCTGCAGATCGGTGCGCCTGACGTGTCGTTCCCGCGGCTCAACATGTTCAGCTACTGGCTCTACCTGTTCGGCTCGACGATCGTGGTGTCGGGCTTCTTCGTGCCCGGTGGCGCGGCGAGCTTCGGCTGGTTCGCCTACGCACCGCTGAGCGATGCGGTCAACTCGCCGGGTATCGGTGGAGACCTGTGGGTCATGGGCCTGTGGATGTCCGGCCTCGGCACGATCCTGGGTGCAGTCAACTTCATCACCACGATCTTCACGATGCGCGCGCCCGGCATGACGATGTTCCGCATGCCGATCTTTGTGTGGAACACCTTGATCACCAGCATGCTCGTGATCATCGCGTTCCCGATCTTCGCGGCTGCGTTGCTAGCCCTCGAGGCCGACCGCCGACTCGGTGCCCATGTTTTCGACGCCGCCAACGGTGGGCCGATCCTGTGGCAGCACCTGTTCTGGTTCTTCGGTCACCCAGAGGTCTACATCATCGCGTTGCCGTTCTTCGGCATCGTCAGCGAGATCCTTCCGGTCTTCTCCCGCAAGCCGATCTTCGGCTACATGGGTCTGGTCGGCGCGACCCTGATGATCGCCGCCCTGTCGGTGGCGGTGTGGGCCCACCACATGTTCGTGACCGGTTCGGTCGACCTGGCGTTCTTCTCCTTCATGTCGTTCCTGATCGCGGTGCCTACCGGAGTCAAGTTCTTCAACTGGATCGGCACGTTGTGGGGCGGATCTCTGTCCTTCGACACGCCGCTGATCTTCTCGCTGGGCTTCCTCACGACCTTCCTGTTCGGCGGTCTCACCGGCGTGATCCTGGCGGCTCCGACCTTGGACTTCCAGGTTTCCGACACGTACTTCGTCGTGGCGCACTTCCACTACGTCGTGTTCGGCACCGTGGTGTTCGCGATGTTCGCCGGTTTCTACTACTGGTGGCCCAAGCTCACCGGTCGCATGCTCGACGAGAAGCTCGGCAAGATTCACTTCTGGCTTCTGTTCATCGGCTTCCACCTGACGTTCCTGGTGCAGCACTGGCTGGGCGTCGAGGGCTTCCCGCGTCGCTACGCTGACTATGGCCCCAACGACGGATTCACCACGCTCAACGAGATCTCGTCGATCGGCGCGTTCCTGCTGGGCGCCTCAACGTTGCCGTTCTTCTACAACGTGTGGAAGTCCCGCAAGTCCCCGCTCGTGGGGCTGGACGACCCCTGGGGCTGGGGCCGCTCGCTGGAGTGGGCCACGTCCTCACCCCCGCCGCGCCACAACTTCGAGTCACTGCCGCGCATCCGTTCCGAGAGCCCAGCTTTCGACCTCCACCACCCGGAGATCGCAGCACTCGAGCTGGCGCACAATCCGGGGGAGTCGTCGGCCCTGGCCGATGCTCCGGACGTCAGCGGCAAGAATTCCCAGGCCAACGGCCGGGCGAACGACGACACGGAAGGTCGCTGAGCCATGAAGGCCGAGTACTGGACAATCATCTCGACCGGGATCTTCTTCGCCTTGGTTGCGCCGATCTACTGGGTGCTCACCAAGGACCCCACCGGCACCACGGCTCTGGCGATGACGTTCCTGCTGACCGCGCTGCTGGGCTTCTACCTCGGTGTCGTCGCCAAGCAGATCCCCGATCGTCCTGAGGACCGCAGCGACGGTGAGATCGCCGATGGTGCGGGTGAACAGGGCTTCTTCCCCCCGTACAGCTGGTGGCCGCTCTGCGCCGCGGCTGCGGTCGGCGTTGTCGTGCTGGGTGTCGTGATCGGTTGGTGGCTGTTCATCATCGGAGCAGGCCTGGTCGGCCTCACCGTGATCGGTTGGGTGTTCGAGTACTACCGCGGCATCCACGCGCACTGATTGGCCGTGCCCTCCACGGATTCTGGAAGCGTCACACCGACCCTTTAGGATGACGTGGTGAGGGAACTTCGTCTGTCTGCCCTGGTCGCGTGTGCGGCGATCTTCGTGGTGTCTGCGTGCACCGCCGACGGCGTGACCGATGCGCTGAGCCCCGAGCCGGCCAAGGATCCTGCGGTCCTGACCGCGAACGTCAAGGCCAAGGCCAGCGACGTGCCGGTCAGCACAGTCGTATCGGTCAAGGTCGAGCACGGCGATGTCACGAGCGGCAAGCTGGTCACCAAGGACGGCAAGTCGAAGGTGCCAGGCCGGGTCGCGGGTGACTCGTGGACCGCGAGCGAGCGGCTCGAGCCGGACACTGCCTACTCCCTCGAGGTCAGCGCACGCGGCGAGGACGGCGAGCGCCAGCAGCTCTCCCGCAGCTTCAGCACGCAGGCGCTCACACTGGCCCAGCAGACCTATCCTGCGGTCGCCCCGTTGCAGGGTGAGACGGTCGGAGTGGGCATGCCGGTCATCGTGACGTTCGACGTGCCCGTCGAGAACAAGGCGCTGTTCGAGCGCAACATGCAGGTGCAGTCGACCCCGGCCGTCGACGAGGGCTCGTGGACGTGGTTCAACTCCCGCGAGGCCCACTACCGTCCGCGCGACTACTGGCCGGCGCACGCCAAGGTCGAGGTCAATCTTCAGCTCAACGGCCTCCCGGCTGGCGGCGGAATCTTCGGCCAGCAAGACCAGACGATCGACTTCGCGGTCGGCAGCGAGCGGATCACCGTGGTCGACGTCGCCAAGCACCAGCTCAAGTACTCCGTCGACGGCAAGGTCGTCAAGAAGATCCCGGTGACGACGGGGGACAGCAGCCACGCGACGCGCAGCGGCACCAAGATCATCATGGAGAAGTTTTCGTCGGTCGACATGGATGCCGCCACGACGGGCGTCGACTCCGAGGACCCCGGCTACTACAACATCAAGGACGTCCGCTGGGCGATGCGGGTGACCAACTCCGGGGAGTTCCTGCATGCAGCGCCGTGGTCGGTCGGCTCGCAGGGCTCGGCCAACGTCAGTCACGGCTGCACCGGCATGAGCACCGCCAACGCCCACTGGCTCTACACGCACTCGCGGCGCGGCGACGTCATCAGCTTCATCAACAGCCCGCGTGAGCTCGAGGACCGCAACGGCTGGACCGACTGGAACGTGAAGTGGTCGACCTGGGAAGCCGGCTCGGCGCTCACGTCCTGATCGCCTACTCGGCCCGACCGAGCCCTACGGGATGGCGGCCGCGGTCTGGCACAGCGCGCTCTGGCTGTCAGCGCTCCGGCCCACGGGCGTGAGCGGTGAAAACCTGAAGCGGCTGCCCTCGCGCTACGGATAGCAGCTCGCCTGCGCCTGTGCGGGACCGCCTGGTCGTGGACTGTCGGACGGACACAGGCGAGTACGTCGTCCTGGCAGGACGACCGAGCCCCCGCCAGCAGTGCTGACGGGGGCTCGGTGTCGAACGATCAGTGGACGCGGGGGATACCGGTCTCCGACACGCCCTGGAAGTCGTCGCCGAGCTCCACCGGATGACCGTCGTGGTCCCTGAGATGCTCGTCGGCGTGGTGCACGTCTTCCACGGTTGGCTTGTCGATCGCGCCGTCGTAGTAGAACGCTCGCGCCTTGGCCCGGAGCCGGTCCATGCGACCGTTCGGCGCCGCAACACCATTGTGGTCAGTCTCGGCCGGAGCCTCGAGCACGGGTCGGCGATCGTGGGCCGTCAGCGAGTACTGCGACGCGACCGGCAGGGGAGCGTGGCGCTCGGAGA includes these proteins:
- a CDS encoding glycerate kinase is translated as MRILVAPDAFGGTLSAPEAVKAIIEGWHRHAPGDVLTAAAMADGGPGFVDVLHQGIGGALAAVTVRGPVGLEVPVTLLHADGTAYVESAQACGLHLVDPPDPTHSSTYGVGQAVDAAVAAGATRIVVGLGGSATNDGGAGLLAALGATADVPLDAGPSGLSGITEIDLSAAQGRLADIELVIAADVDLGLLGMFGATKTFGPQKGLSDEQIIAVDGVLDRYVVACCGPTPAERRIADAKGAGAAGGLGFALMLLGGHVVSGIDLVAEAVGLTTQAAEHDLVVTGEGTYDFSSRAGKVAFGVATVAAAAARPCIVLAGQVSVGSREMRAMGIESAYAVADVVGLESSMREPFAGLATLAERVARTWSPRAVE
- a CDS encoding iron-sulfur cluster assembly accessory protein produces the protein MTIETEQSTVETAPATEVTLSEGAAEKVSSLLAQEGRDDLSLRIAVQPGGCSGLRYQLFFDERSLDGDQIFEFGGVKVVVDRMSLPYLGGATIDFVDTIEKQGFTIDNPMATGSCACGDSFH
- a CDS encoding carbohydrate kinase family protein produces the protein MHLAITGSIATDHLMTFPGKFADSLVPDQLDKISLSFLVEDLDVRRGGCAANITYALAKLGHRALLVGAVGRDFEAEYRGWLDAAGVDTSGVLVSETRHTARFVCTTDTDMAQIATFYAGAMSESRDIDLLAAGDGFDLVLVGPDDPEGMLRHTNTCREHGIPFAADVSQQLAWAEGDVIRELIDGATYLFSNDYEAALIEQKTGWSSADVQAHVVTRIVTRGKDGVTVYPADGDSIHVDAIEGIVAVDPTGVGDSFRAGFLAGVAAGLDFERSAQIGCTIAASVVETVGTQEYQLDRDGFLKRIGSAYGETARSEIDAALSLT
- the ctaD gene encoding cytochrome c oxidase subunit I, whose protein sequence is MATTTAAFETPRETTRERTLGQKVVTVLTTTDHKVIGNMYLITSFAFFIIGGILALLIRAELAQPGTQLVDDETYNQLFTMHGTIMLLMFATPLFFGFANAIMPLQIGAPDVSFPRLNMFSYWLYLFGSTIVVSGFFVPGGAASFGWFAYAPLSDAVNSPGIGGDLWVMGLWMSGLGTILGAVNFITTIFTMRAPGMTMFRMPIFVWNTLITSMLVIIAFPIFAAALLALEADRRLGAHVFDAANGGPILWQHLFWFFGHPEVYIIALPFFGIVSEILPVFSRKPIFGYMGLVGATLMIAALSVAVWAHHMFVTGSVDLAFFSFMSFLIAVPTGVKFFNWIGTLWGGSLSFDTPLIFSLGFLTTFLFGGLTGVILAAPTLDFQVSDTYFVVAHFHYVVFGTVVFAMFAGFYYWWPKLTGRMLDEKLGKIHFWLLFIGFHLTFLVQHWLGVEGFPRRYADYGPNDGFTTLNEISSIGAFLLGASTLPFFYNVWKSRKSPLVGLDDPWGWGRSLEWATSSPPPRHNFESLPRIRSESPAFDLHHPEIAALELAHNPGESSALADAPDVSGKNSQANGRANDDTEGR
- the coxB gene encoding cytochrome c oxidase subunit II, with product MKLAVLAVAAVALSGCSPIDDSDIKRLALPVAGSDRSQSMWDLWLGAWIAALAIFLLVFGLIVYAMIRYRRRSDDEVPVQTRYNLPIEALYTFAPVIIVAVFFFHAVTSQNDMLRDVENPDHVVEVVGSKWQWAFNYIDEPATQGDDVFDIGTTEDPTELWLPVNESVRFRLRSPDVIHSFWVPEFYFKMDVIPGQKNHFDMTPTREGVFTGRCAELCGLYHSRMIFKVHVVSKAEYDAHLVELKDSGEIGAPQGAKEARTIAGLNENESED
- a CDS encoding cytochrome c oxidase subunit 4, which codes for MKAEYWTIISTGIFFALVAPIYWVLTKDPTGTTALAMTFLLTALLGFYLGVVAKQIPDRPEDRSDGEIADGAGEQGFFPPYSWWPLCAAAAVGVVVLGVVIGWWLFIIGAGLVGLTVIGWVFEYYRGIHAH
- a CDS encoding Ig-like domain-containing protein — translated: MRELRLSALVACAAIFVVSACTADGVTDALSPEPAKDPAVLTANVKAKASDVPVSTVVSVKVEHGDVTSGKLVTKDGKSKVPGRVAGDSWTASERLEPDTAYSLEVSARGEDGERQQLSRSFSTQALTLAQQTYPAVAPLQGETVGVGMPVIVTFDVPVENKALFERNMQVQSTPAVDEGSWTWFNSREAHYRPRDYWPAHAKVEVNLQLNGLPAGGGIFGQQDQTIDFAVGSERITVVDVAKHQLKYSVDGKVVKKIPVTTGDSSHATRSGTKIIMEKFSSVDMDAATTGVDSEDPGYYNIKDVRWAMRVTNSGEFLHAAPWSVGSQGSANVSHGCTGMSTANAHWLYTHSRRGDVISFINSPRELEDRNGWTDWNVKWSTWEAGSALTS